From the Rhodocyclaceae bacterium genome, one window contains:
- a CDS encoding VOC family protein, with amino-acid sequence MSRLRHIALSVPDPWKAAQFYMQAFGMKKVGETDSSLARGVYLTDGFINMALLNYKSDEAAGEERGKDYVGIHHFGFWVDDVEQTVKDVEAAGGKYYMGEVPVLSNIFYEVKVRDPHGVIIDTTAHGWGGASKDGTGQDVHVKLRHEGLVADRVGLAEKVG; translated from the coding sequence ATGTCCCGCCTCCGTCACATCGCCCTCAGCGTTCCCGATCCGTGGAAGGCAGCCCAGTTCTACATGCAGGCGTTCGGCATGAAGAAGGTCGGCGAGACCGATTCGTCGCTGGCGCGCGGCGTGTACCTCACCGACGGCTTCATCAACATGGCCCTGCTCAACTACAAGTCGGACGAAGCGGCCGGTGAAGAGCGCGGCAAGGACTATGTCGGCATCCACCACTTCGGCTTCTGGGTCGACGACGTCGAGCAGACCGTCAAGGATGTCGAGGCCGCCGGTGGCAAGTACTACATGGGCGAGGTGCCGGTGCTCAGCAACATCTTCTACGAAGTGAAGGTGCGCGACCCGCATGGCGTGATCATCGACACCACCGCCCACGGCTGGGGTGGCGCTTCGAAGGACGGCACCGGCCAGGATGTGCACGTGAAGCTGCGCCATGAAGGGCTGGTCGCCGATCGCGTCGGGCTCGCCGAAAAAGTCGGCTGA
- a CDS encoding tripartite tricarboxylate transporter substrate binding protein codes for MPVVPIALALLSMPMLPSHVSAQGAPSLPAKQIRVIVALAPGGGTDVVTRIVASRLTDIWGTPVIVENRAGAGQIIGTEFVARALPDGATLLAVTPAHVINATLHEKLPYRWDRDFVPIVNMAATANVLVVHPSLPVKTTKELIALVRSRPGQMHYGSSGVGGASHLAFELFNAMANLDLVHVPYKGGPPAVQDLLAGQISLLMGNMPSVLQHVRSGRMRPLAIASSRRSPLLPEVPTVAESALPGYEAANWNGLVAPAGVPQDLVMRYNADVVRVVTEPAIRERLSSSGFDPIGDTSAQFSAYLKAEFQRWATVIRLRGIRAEQARRSAVA; via the coding sequence ATGCCCGTCGTTCCCATCGCGCTGGCGCTGCTGTCAATGCCGATGCTGCCTTCGCACGTGTCTGCCCAGGGCGCTCCATCGCTGCCCGCAAAGCAGATCCGCGTGATCGTCGCGCTTGCGCCCGGCGGCGGCACTGACGTGGTGACCCGCATCGTCGCCTCACGGCTCACCGATATCTGGGGCACGCCTGTGATCGTCGAGAACCGCGCCGGCGCCGGGCAGATCATCGGGACCGAGTTCGTCGCGCGGGCACTGCCCGATGGCGCGACGCTGCTCGCCGTCACGCCTGCGCATGTGATCAACGCGACGTTGCACGAGAAGCTGCCCTACCGCTGGGATCGCGACTTCGTGCCGATCGTGAACATGGCGGCAACCGCCAACGTGCTGGTCGTGCATCCGTCGCTGCCGGTGAAGACAACCAAGGAACTGATCGCGCTCGTGCGCAGCCGCCCCGGGCAGATGCATTACGGGTCGAGCGGTGTCGGTGGCGCGTCCCACCTCGCGTTCGAACTGTTCAACGCGATGGCGAATCTCGACCTGGTGCACGTGCCGTACAAGGGCGGGCCACCCGCCGTGCAGGATCTCCTCGCGGGGCAGATCTCGCTGCTGATGGGCAACATGCCGTCGGTGCTGCAGCACGTTCGCTCCGGGCGCATGCGCCCGCTGGCCATCGCGAGCAGCCGACGCTCGCCGCTGTTGCCCGAGGTGCCGACGGTGGCCGAGTCGGCGCTGCCCGGCTACGAGGCGGCGAACTGGAACGGGCTGGTCGCCCCCGCAGGGGTGCCGCAGGACCTGGTGATGCGCTACAACGCCGACGTCGTGCGGGTGGTCACTGAACCTGCCATCCGCGAGCGCCTGTCGTCGAGCGGCTTCGACCCGATCGGCGACACGTCCGCGCAGTTCTCCGCGTACCTGAAGGCCGAGTTCCAGCGGTGGGCGACGGTGATCCGGTTGCGCGGGATCAGGGCCGAGCAGGCGCGGCGCTCTGCCGTCGCCTGA
- a CDS encoding FAD-dependent monooxygenase — translation MSKPSGTSDRIYVVGAGPVGAVMTLALAKRGIPVTLIESNPGPVDDQRAATVHPPTIEMLEALGIEKDGWETGLKSPLFHFWDRVTGERIAEFDLGLLKDEVRYPFCLQWEQYKLARSALAHLPSDGSAEVLFSHTLTGLEQTADGVTLTVEVDGESRTLQGDYVIGTDGGRSTVRKLAGIAFEGFTWEERFLKIGTTFDFLGTSAGFCTRNYFSDPDEWLNLFKVKGPGEPGIWRGIFPVPASEPDEVALSDERIQARFQKFFPRTGGYDIAYVGLYKVHQRVAETFNRGRVLLAGDSAHVNNPIGGMGMNGGIHDAMNLADKLAAIRFDGASPDLLDRYTRQRRKAQVDFVQAQTIRNKKSLEESDPVKRRQNLDEMRRTCEDIGLHKAFLMRGALFDSLKSANAVQ, via the coding sequence ATGTCGAAACCTTCAGGAACGTCCGATCGCATCTACGTCGTGGGGGCCGGCCCGGTCGGAGCGGTGATGACGCTGGCGCTGGCGAAGCGCGGCATTCCGGTGACGCTGATCGAGTCCAACCCCGGGCCGGTGGACGACCAGCGTGCGGCGACCGTGCATCCGCCGACCATCGAGATGCTCGAGGCGCTCGGCATCGAGAAAGACGGCTGGGAAACCGGGCTGAAGTCGCCGCTGTTCCACTTCTGGGACCGCGTGACGGGAGAGCGCATCGCGGAGTTCGACCTGGGGCTGCTGAAGGACGAGGTGAGGTATCCGTTCTGCCTGCAGTGGGAACAGTACAAGCTCGCGCGCTCGGCCCTCGCCCACCTGCCCTCCGACGGCAGTGCCGAAGTGCTGTTCTCACACACGCTGACCGGGCTCGAACAGACGGCCGACGGCGTGACCCTCACGGTGGAAGTCGATGGCGAATCGCGCACGCTGCAGGGCGACTACGTGATCGGCACCGACGGCGGCCGCAGCACGGTACGCAAGCTGGCTGGCATCGCATTCGAGGGCTTCACCTGGGAAGAGCGCTTCCTGAAGATCGGCACTACCTTCGACTTCCTCGGCACCAGTGCCGGCTTCTGCACGCGCAACTACTTCTCCGACCCCGACGAGTGGCTCAACCTGTTCAAGGTGAAGGGCCCGGGCGAACCCGGCATCTGGCGCGGCATCTTCCCGGTGCCGGCCAGCGAGCCGGACGAAGTCGCCTTGAGCGACGAGCGCATCCAGGCGCGCTTCCAGAAGTTCTTCCCGCGCACCGGCGGCTACGACATCGCCTATGTCGGGTTGTACAAGGTCCACCAGCGGGTCGCCGAGACATTCAATCGGGGCCGCGTCCTGCTCGCCGGCGACAGCGCGCACGTGAACAACCCGATCGGCGGCATGGGCATGAACGGCGGCATCCACGACGCGATGAACCTCGCCGACAAGCTGGCCGCCATCCGCTTCGACGGCGCATCGCCCGACCTGCTCGACCGCTACACGCGGCAGCGGCGCAAGGCCCAGGTCGACTTCGTGCAGGCCCAGACCATCCGCAACAAGAAGTCGCTCGAAGAGAGCGACCCGGTCAAGCGCCGGCAGAACCTGGACGAGATGCGGCGCACCTGCGAGGACATCGGACTGCACAAGGCCTTCCTGATGCGCGGCGCCCTGTTCGACAGCCTGAAGAGCGCCAACGCCGTGCAGTAA
- a CDS encoding (2Fe-2S)-binding protein produces the protein MDAPAEAAIDLQLTVNGTARQVRIEARTSLCDLLRDALHLTGTHAGCEHGVCGACTVLLDGQPVRACITLAVACDGRAVTTVEGLSGSLVERLREAFHAEHALQCGYCTPGMLVSAVDLLQRKPCAGEDEIRRDMSGNLCRCTGYVGIVRAIRSCAHS, from the coding sequence ATGGATGCTCCAGCAGAAGCCGCGATCGACCTGCAACTCACCGTCAATGGCACTGCACGGCAGGTCCGTATCGAGGCGCGCACGTCACTGTGCGACCTGCTGCGCGACGCGCTGCACCTCACCGGCACGCACGCCGGCTGCGAGCACGGTGTCTGCGGCGCATGCACCGTGTTGCTCGACGGCCAGCCGGTGCGTGCCTGCATCACGCTGGCTGTGGCCTGCGACGGACGCGCAGTGACTACGGTCGAGGGGCTGTCCGGCTCGCTGGTCGAGCGCCTGCGCGAAGCCTTCCATGCAGAGCATGCACTGCAGTGCGGCTACTGCACGCCCGGCATGCTGGTGTCCGCGGTCGACCTGCTCCAGCGCAAGCCCTGCGCGGGGGAGGACGAGATCCGGCGCGACATGTCGGGCAACCTGTGCCGCTGCACCGGCTATGTCGGCATCGTGCGCGCGATCCGCTCCTGTGCGCACAGCTGA
- a CDS encoding FAD binding domain-containing protein, whose product MKPVPFSYRLAASLEEAVAALAGAGADDDVRVIAGGQSLGPMLNLRMVRPTLLLDIHRIEGLRAIDVLPDGGVRIGACVTHAMLEDLPSGDRLPPGLADVLRHVAGGIAYRAIRCRGTIGGSLAHADPAADWPSALAALGATIELAGPAGWRSVPARAFCLGLFETAIEPGEVVAAVVLPGSAIRRWGHRKHCRKVGEFAHAMAVCIDRGGEDIEVWLGATGGAPVAIALDHAALAGIGGSEAQRRAALRERIAAALPDSIAPGDAYARHLHAQMAGEAVNDILVNR is encoded by the coding sequence ATGAAGCCGGTGCCGTTCAGTTACCGGCTTGCAGCCTCGCTCGAGGAGGCGGTCGCCGCGCTCGCTGGCGCCGGTGCCGACGACGATGTACGCGTGATCGCCGGCGGCCAGAGCCTGGGTCCGATGCTCAACCTGCGCATGGTGCGGCCGACGCTGCTGCTCGACATCCATCGCATCGAAGGGTTGCGCGCGATCGACGTGCTGCCCGACGGTGGGGTGCGCATCGGTGCCTGCGTGACGCATGCGATGCTGGAGGACCTGCCTTCCGGCGATCGGTTGCCGCCCGGGCTCGCCGACGTGCTGCGCCATGTCGCGGGCGGGATCGCCTACCGGGCCATACGTTGCCGCGGCACCATCGGCGGCAGCCTCGCGCATGCCGATCCGGCGGCCGACTGGCCGAGTGCGCTGGCCGCGCTCGGTGCGACGATCGAACTCGCCGGGCCTGCCGGCTGGCGCAGCGTGCCGGCGCGTGCGTTCTGCCTCGGCCTGTTCGAGACCGCGATCGAGCCGGGCGAGGTGGTGGCTGCGGTCGTGCTGCCCGGTTCCGCCATCCGTCGCTGGGGCCATCGCAAGCACTGCCGCAAGGTCGGCGAGTTCGCGCATGCAATGGCCGTCTGCATCGACCGCGGCGGCGAGGACATCGAGGTCTGGCTCGGGGCGACCGGTGGCGCGCCGGTCGCGATCGCACTCGACCATGCCGCGCTCGCCGGCATCGGCGGCAGCGAAGCGCAGCGGCGTGCGGCCCTGCGCGAGCGCATCGCGGCGGCGCTGCCCGACTCGATCGCCCCGGGCGATGCCTACGCGCGGCACCTGCATGCGCAGATGGCCGGCGAAGCCGTGAACGACATACTGGTGAACCGATGA
- a CDS encoding 3-isopropylmalate dehydratase: MPMTAVEKVLASCSGRSELRAGDVVEPQPDFVMIHDGVVLSAKRELDQLGIDRLAQPERVMIVTDHEVIYPNARSAERGAANRRAAKQWGVGRFYDVGQGGHGHIFPMESGLLLPGMFYFDNDRHSTNAGAIGAFGFRMGSEISRVLATGTNWVMVPKTIRLALTGRARPGVFGRDIGFVIAKHFREGGSWGVNPDYRVLEFAGDLDQFDLAQRTALCSSPTEVRAYGTFFPPSAAILERAKAVAQRPFTPVYPDDNANYEARLSLDISSIEPQVALPGGVHRAVDVSEVAGTAVDHAFIGSCGSGHYEDLQLAARALAGKRIAPGVRMMIAPGSTGSSRRMLDDGLMKVFIDAGAVMLPAGCGVCNDGVIGPVDGGEVSISTFAGNNNGRIGPKDAKLFLGNPATVAASAVAGRIVDPRTVMDFVQ, translated from the coding sequence ATGCCGATGACCGCGGTAGAGAAAGTCCTGGCCTCGTGCAGTGGCCGCAGCGAGCTGCGCGCCGGCGACGTGGTGGAACCGCAGCCCGATTTCGTGATGATCCATGACGGCGTGGTGCTGTCGGCGAAACGCGAGCTCGACCAGCTGGGCATCGACCGGCTGGCGCAGCCGGAGCGCGTGATGATCGTCACCGACCATGAGGTCATCTACCCGAACGCCCGCTCGGCCGAGCGCGGCGCCGCCAACCGCCGGGCCGCGAAGCAGTGGGGCGTAGGCCGCTTCTACGATGTCGGCCAGGGCGGCCACGGCCACATCTTCCCGATGGAATCGGGACTGCTGCTGCCCGGCATGTTCTACTTCGACAACGATCGGCATTCGACCAATGCAGGTGCGATCGGCGCGTTCGGCTTCCGGATGGGGTCCGAGATCAGCCGGGTGCTGGCCACCGGCACCAACTGGGTGATGGTGCCGAAAACCATCCGCCTCGCGCTGACCGGACGCGCACGGCCGGGCGTGTTCGGCCGCGACATCGGCTTCGTGATCGCGAAGCACTTCCGTGAAGGCGGTAGCTGGGGCGTGAACCCGGATTATCGGGTGCTCGAATTCGCCGGCGACCTCGATCAGTTCGACCTCGCCCAGCGCACCGCGCTGTGCAGCTCCCCGACGGAGGTGCGCGCCTACGGCACTTTCTTCCCCCCTTCGGCGGCCATCCTCGAGCGCGCGAAAGCGGTCGCGCAGCGTCCGTTCACCCCGGTGTACCCGGACGACAACGCGAACTACGAGGCCAGGCTGTCGCTCGACATCTCGTCGATCGAGCCGCAGGTCGCGCTGCCCGGCGGCGTGCACCGGGCGGTCGATGTCTCCGAAGTCGCCGGCACCGCGGTCGACCATGCGTTCATCGGCTCCTGTGGCTCGGGCCACTATGAAGACCTGCAGCTCGCCGCGCGTGCGCTCGCGGGCAAGCGTATCGCCCCGGGTGTCCGGATGATGATTGCGCCGGGCAGCACAGGGTCGTCGCGCCGGATGCTCGACGACGGCCTGATGAAGGTCTTCATCGACGCCGGCGCGGTCATGCTGCCCGCGGGTTGCGGCGTGTGCAACGATGGCGTCATCGGCCCCGTCGATGGCGGCGAGGTCTCCATCTCCACGTTCGCCGGCAACAACAACGGCCGCATCGGCCCGAAGGACGCAAAGCTCTTCCTCGGCAATCCGGCGACGGTGGCCGCATCGGCGGTCGCCGGCCGTATAGTCGATCCACGCACGGTGATGGACTTCGTCCAGTGA